A single window of Paenibacillus sp. SYP-B4298 DNA harbors:
- a CDS encoding S-layer homology domain-containing protein: protein MKKRILMLMLMSLVALVGVSQSAWAFKDTQNHDFKNEIEGLKQRGIISGDKHNQFKPGAKLTNAEAVVLIVKAFDLNINNLRFIKEPKVSDYYTKAKDNTWYSQAFIIAQYNQLELPQDIDPSARITREQFAHYLFNGIQRTGEYVWIEPYILMDDAKKVTDTYMNSVQKLLIMNIAKLDNKQRFQPQQSISRGEAAAWIYRAIQFVESQSSQQPQQPSYGLELQHTVSKVNDDVNKVTITATVGHPGYGLRVSSIDFAGKEATITVQVVEPDPDKMYPQVITDASVSTYIDSQYTSIKLVEAATSSPHVPVISKGKYHAG from the coding sequence ATGAAGAAACGTATCCTAATGCTTATGCTGATGTCACTGGTCGCACTGGTCGGGGTTAGCCAATCCGCATGGGCCTTCAAGGACACTCAGAACCACGACTTCAAGAACGAGATTGAGGGGTTGAAGCAGCGCGGTATTATTAGCGGTGACAAGCACAACCAGTTCAAGCCAGGAGCGAAGCTGACCAATGCAGAAGCAGTCGTACTTATCGTCAAGGCGTTCGATCTGAACATTAACAACCTGCGTTTTATTAAAGAACCCAAGGTCAGCGATTATTATACCAAAGCCAAGGATAACACCTGGTATTCACAGGCCTTCATTATCGCGCAGTATAATCAGTTGGAGCTTCCCCAGGATATTGATCCGTCAGCACGTATTACACGGGAACAGTTCGCCCATTACTTATTTAACGGAATACAGCGGACGGGTGAGTACGTCTGGATCGAACCCTATATTCTAATGGATGACGCGAAGAAAGTTACAGACACCTATATGAATAGCGTCCAGAAGCTGCTCATTATGAATATTGCCAAGCTGGACAACAAGCAACGCTTCCAGCCACAACAGTCTATTTCTAGAGGTGAAGCAGCAGCCTGGATCTACCGCGCAATCCAATTTGTCGAGTCCCAATCCAGTCAGCAGCCTCAGCAGCCGTCCTACGGTCTTGAACTACAGCATACAGTCAGCAAAGTGAACGACGATGTGAACAAAGTGACGATTACAGCTACGGTCGGACATCCAGGCTATGGATTGCGTGTCTCATCCATTGATTTTGCAGGCAAGGAAGCAACCATCACCGTCCAGGTAGTCGAGCCTGATCCAGATAAGATGTATCCTCAAGTCATTACGGATGCTTCAGTATCCACCTATATCGATAGCCAATATACGAGCATCAAGCTGGTAGAAGCCGCCACCTCCAGCCCGCATGTGCCCGTAATCTCCAAGGGAAAATACCATGCTGGCTAA
- a CDS encoding DUF3892 domain-containing protein, translating to MHPQAQPSTTDQRERFVAVQKNGDGDLTAFQTSNGRVMNYQEALQAVQAGQIAGVNSFKGRDGETYIRGDADGDPTNNLDQLPLF from the coding sequence ATTCACCCGCAGGCGCAGCCTTCTACTACCGATCAACGCGAGCGGTTTGTAGCTGTGCAGAAGAACGGTGATGGCGATCTGACGGCTTTTCAGACGTCTAACGGCCGTGTTATGAACTATCAGGAGGCGCTGCAGGCCGTGCAGGCAGGGCAGATCGCCGGGGTGAACAGCTTTAAGGGTAGAGATGGCGAAACTTATATCCGCGGTGATGCGGATGGAGACCCGACTAATAATCTGGATCAACTCCCGCTGTTTTAG
- a CDS encoding DUF2524 domain-containing protein translates to MSKAFDSNYNCANASEDLQELKHSLEQLQSQGELTQEQQEEANRLGNLIHFITNKCDIHNG, encoded by the coding sequence ATGAGCAAAGCATTTGACAGTAATTATAATTGTGCGAACGCCTCCGAGGATCTCCAAGAGCTGAAGCATTCGCTGGAACAGCTACAATCACAGGGTGAGCTGACACAAGAGCAGCAGGAGGAAGCGAATCGGCTGGGCAACCTGATTCATTTTATTACAAACAAATGTGATATTCATAACGGCTAA
- a CDS encoding PspA/IM30 family protein: MSIFKRLRDLTLSNVYALIEKAEDPVKLTDQYIRDMQEDLEDAEKAVASQIALEKKFKLLYEDQAALVEKRNEQAHLAAQAQNIDLARRALEEKKAAEQKMNEYKASFDQNKASADQLRAKLEEMRKQLQEMRNKRDTLVARYNAAKAQQEINKAVSGFNADSAASGLKRMEEKMLQMEAQAEAGNVMNTRERSLDEEFAALGKDKAVEDELAALMKQYEKNV; this comes from the coding sequence ATGTCTATATTTAAACGACTGCGTGATTTAACCCTATCCAATGTGTATGCTCTGATCGAGAAGGCCGAGGACCCGGTCAAGCTGACAGATCAATATATTCGCGACATGCAAGAAGATCTGGAGGATGCTGAGAAGGCCGTAGCTTCCCAGATTGCACTGGAGAAGAAATTCAAGCTGCTGTATGAGGATCAAGCGGCACTTGTGGAGAAGCGCAATGAGCAAGCTCATCTGGCTGCACAAGCGCAGAACATCGATCTTGCCCGCCGCGCGCTGGAGGAGAAGAAGGCTGCCGAGCAGAAGATGAATGAATATAAGGCCAGCTTCGACCAGAACAAGGCCTCTGCTGATCAGCTCCGCGCCAAGCTTGAGGAGATGCGCAAGCAACTGCAGGAGATGAGGAATAAGCGTGATACGCTTGTTGCACGCTATAATGCCGCCAAGGCTCAACAGGAGATCAACAAGGCGGTGTCCGGCTTCAACGCCGATTCGGCCGCGTCGGGCTTAAAGCGTATGGAGGAGAAGATGCTCCAGATGGAGGCTCAGGCGGAGGCCGGCAATGTCATGAACACCAGGGAGCGCTCGCTGGACGAAGAGTTTGCCGCGCTGGGCAAGGATAAGGCGGTGGAGGATGAATTGGCAGCCTTGATGAAGCAATACGAGAAGAACGTATAG
- a CDS encoding accessory gene regulator ArgB-like protein, with product MINAVATRLATQIKKSVPEHPSSVEVLKYSIAFLLNAVLTTLLTLVIASALGKFAESAVALAGFALLRQFSGGIHLKSGLLCIIISTTGALTLAFVQLDKPLLYVLTILSLLLALWFAPSRIERQTRIPHHYYPLLKYISMLIIASNLVFHSSVLAASFFVQCLTLIEGRRRVT from the coding sequence ATGATCAATGCAGTTGCGACCCGATTAGCTACGCAGATCAAAAAATCTGTGCCTGAGCACCCTAGCAGTGTAGAAGTCCTGAAATATTCTATTGCTTTTCTATTGAATGCTGTACTCACTACGCTGCTTACCCTCGTCATTGCTTCAGCTCTAGGCAAGTTTGCAGAGTCTGCGGTTGCATTAGCGGGCTTCGCATTGCTGCGGCAGTTCTCGGGAGGGATTCATTTGAAATCGGGTCTGCTGTGCATTATCATTTCAACGACGGGTGCGCTGACACTGGCTTTTGTGCAGTTGGACAAGCCACTCCTTTATGTGTTGACGATTCTTTCTCTTCTATTAGCCCTCTGGTTTGCTCCATCTCGAATCGAAAGACAAACCAGAATACCGCATCACTATTATCCTTTGTTAAAATATATCTCGATGCTTATAATTGCAAGCAATCTGGTGTTTCACTCCTCTGTACTCGCTGCTTCCTTTTTTGTTCAATGCTTAACTTTGATCGAGGGAAGGAGGAGAGTGACTTGA
- a CDS encoding MBL fold metallo-hydrolase codes for MNIQMLGTGSAFAKDFYNNNALIYASGQTLMVDCGITAPAALHALGKRPDEVDALLITHIHGDHVGGLEEFAFRMKFQYHKKPVLYVAESLLEPLWENTLKGGLAQEPWYTLEDYFTLRLMKENVQYTLAPDLSFEIMQTPHIPHKASYSLYINEHLFYSADMRFNPQLLHRLVEERGCDAILHDCQFIAPGAVHACLDELLTLPAEMQQRIWLMHYADNQPEFKGKTGAMRFMEQHRVYSEAELATSSTQAG; via the coding sequence TTGAATATTCAAATGCTTGGTACGGGGAGTGCTTTTGCCAAAGACTTTTACAACAATAATGCATTGATCTATGCTAGCGGACAAACTCTCATGGTGGATTGCGGCATCACTGCTCCTGCTGCCCTGCATGCCCTAGGCAAGCGGCCTGACGAGGTGGATGCGCTGCTGATCACCCATATCCATGGCGACCATGTCGGCGGGCTGGAGGAATTCGCCTTTCGGATGAAGTTTCAATATCATAAAAAACCAGTGCTCTACGTGGCAGAATCGCTGCTGGAGCCGCTTTGGGAGAATACGCTCAAGGGCGGGCTGGCGCAGGAGCCCTGGTACACGTTGGAGGATTATTTCACCTTGCGGCTAATGAAGGAGAATGTCCAGTACACACTCGCTCCTGATCTGTCGTTTGAAATTATGCAGACCCCCCATATCCCGCATAAGGCGAGCTATTCGCTCTATATTAACGAGCACCTATTCTATAGCGCCGACATGCGGTTCAATCCGCAGTTGCTGCACAGGCTAGTCGAAGAACGGGGCTGCGATGCGATCCTTCATGATTGCCAGTTCATCGCGCCTGGCGCTGTCCATGCGTGCCTGGATGAGCTGCTGACCTTGCCCGCAGAGATGCAGCAGCGCATATGGCTCATGCATTATGCTGATAACCAGCCGGAATTCAAGGGCAAGACCGGAGCTATGCGCTTCATGGAGCAGCATCGCGTCTACAGTGAGGCCGAGCTGGCCACATCCAGCACCCAAGCGGGCTAG
- a CDS encoding cyclic lactone autoinducer peptide, whose translation MLNFDRGKEESDLRRGRLLYHIATVLGALAVLVVSTASWLYVYQDETPEELLKARR comes from the coding sequence ATGCTTAACTTTGATCGAGGGAAGGAGGAGAGTGACTTGAGAAGAGGAAGATTACTGTATCATATCGCAACAGTTTTAGGAGCATTGGCCGTGCTTGTCGTATCCACTGCAAGCTGGTTATATGTCTACCAGGATGAGACACCGGAAGAACTACTTAAAGCCAGGAGGTGA
- a CDS encoding stalk domain-containing protein, with translation MKFKKLVVLTLALSLWGGTVLFADSAAQKVRVFVNGIESKESGLLAEGSTYLPLREIASSLQALVVWDDSAKRASIYKPNVHMFLFQDQNQKQVTFGNVKQGKVTFSVFSQIDNLQTDIHAVKVVIADPSGDEKLIQSQTVNKSLDNFWFRTEDFRYSFDSAGKYSVRFYMKQTATSDWTLVSEKTITAQ, from the coding sequence ATGAAATTTAAGAAGCTGGTTGTGTTGACGCTGGCGCTTTCTCTATGGGGCGGGACAGTGCTCTTCGCAGATTCTGCAGCGCAGAAGGTAAGAGTATTTGTGAATGGAATTGAATCGAAGGAGTCTGGCTTATTGGCAGAGGGGAGCACCTATCTTCCGCTGCGGGAGATTGCGAGCTCGCTGCAAGCGCTGGTTGTCTGGGATGACAGCGCCAAACGGGCGTCCATTTATAAACCGAATGTACATATGTTTTTGTTCCAGGATCAGAATCAGAAGCAAGTTACATTCGGCAATGTGAAGCAAGGCAAGGTTACTTTCAGTGTGTTCTCGCAGATTGACAACCTGCAGACCGATATTCACGCGGTAAAGGTGGTCATAGCTGACCCGTCAGGGGATGAGAAGCTGATTCAGTCGCAGACGGTCAACAAGTCATTGGACAACTTCTGGTTCCGCACAGAGGATTTCCGTTACAGCTTCGATTCGGCAGGCAAATATTCCGTCCGCTTCTATATGAAGCAGACAGCAACGAGCGATTGGACATTGGTGTCAGAGAAGACGATTACCGCCCAGTAA
- a CDS encoding tyrosine-type recombinase/integrase, whose product MSPRNINRSFYRLIEKAGVPKIRFHDLRHTHVVMLLKMRENNKRIAERMGWSSVKMLDRYSHITPHMQQETADAFGEMFFAAPNGTNSALVE is encoded by the coding sequence TTGTCGCCGCGCAATATCAACCGTTCGTTTTATCGCCTGATCGAGAAGGCAGGAGTACCGAAGATACGGTTCCATGACTTGCGTCATACGCATGTTGTCATGCTGTTGAAGATGAGGGAGAACAATAAGCGTATTGCAGAGAGGATGGGTTGGTCGAGCGTGAAGATGCTAGATCGCTATTCTCACATTACACCACACATGCAGCAGGAGACAGCGGACGCATTCGGAGAGATGTTTTTTGCGGCACCAAATGGCACCAATAGTGCTTTAGTAGAATAA
- a CDS encoding GNAT family N-acetyltransferase, with protein MKIRKLNGEETCPMHLLLLADPSQELVQDYLTRGECYVSEMDNEIVGVYVLLPTRPETVELVNVAVTESMHGKGIGKKLVLHAIEAARSKGYKTIEIGTGNSSVGQLALYQKCGFRIVGVDVDFFLRHYSEEIHENGIQCRDMIRLSQDLHL; from the coding sequence ATGAAGATTAGAAAATTAAATGGTGAAGAGACCTGCCCTATGCATCTGTTGCTGTTGGCTGATCCCTCTCAAGAGCTAGTTCAGGATTACTTAACTAGAGGAGAATGTTACGTATCCGAGATGGACAATGAAATCGTTGGGGTTTATGTGCTTTTGCCTACAAGACCTGAGACGGTAGAACTGGTTAACGTCGCGGTAACAGAGAGCATGCACGGCAAGGGCATAGGAAAAAAACTAGTTCTACATGCCATTGAGGCCGCTAGATCGAAAGGCTACAAAACGATTGAAATAGGGACAGGAAACTCGAGCGTAGGACAGTTAGCCCTGTACCAAAAATGCGGCTTTAGAATAGTTGGCGTCGATGTGGATTTCTTCCTTAGACATTACTCCGAAGAAATCCATGAGAACGGAATACAGTGCAGGGATATGATTCGACTATCTCAGGATCTGCATCTGTAG
- a CDS encoding glycoside hydrolase family 73 protein: MTREQFIAQLAPQAIQARREGSPLLPSVRLAQNILETGGNSIPATYNLGGYKVGSGMPNAYWRGAVVRQGTWEVYNGQNVQITAAFRAYDSVYAFYKDQDLLLQNARYAQVRSGRTPKEQAQALQDAGYATDSAYASKLVRLIVQYSLEQYDTMAEKGEEQMAKDQEQDERLTQLEEAVKRLEAAAGRLEKLQAMEAPSWAKEAAKGLAAYYDTPVGSYDFWRMLTIMYRQQHTQEDKR; encoded by the coding sequence ATGACACGGGAGCAATTCATTGCACAACTGGCTCCGCAGGCGATTCAGGCGCGCCGCGAGGGGTCGCCGCTGCTGCCATCTGTCCGATTAGCACAAAATATATTGGAGACTGGCGGTAATTCCATTCCCGCAACTTATAATCTGGGCGGATACAAGGTGGGAAGCGGCATGCCTAATGCGTATTGGCGCGGTGCAGTCGTGCGGCAAGGGACATGGGAGGTCTATAACGGGCAGAATGTACAGATTACTGCTGCTTTTCGGGCCTATGACAGCGTCTATGCATTCTATAAAGATCAGGATCTGCTACTCCAGAATGCGCGGTATGCCCAGGTGAGAAGCGGTCGTACACCCAAGGAGCAGGCTCAAGCACTGCAGGATGCAGGCTATGCTACCGATTCGGCATATGCAAGCAAGCTTGTCAGATTGATTGTGCAGTACAGCCTAGAGCAGTATGACACCATGGCAGAGAAGGGGGAGGAGCAGATGGCGAAGGATCAGGAGCAGGACGAGCGTCTGACACAGTTGGAGGAAGCGGTCAAACGATTGGAGGCGGCTGCGGGCCGACTTGAGAAGCTGCAAGCGATGGAAGCGCCAAGCTGGGCGAAGGAGGCTGCGAAAGGGCTGGCGGCATATTATGATACGCCTGTCGGGAGCTATGACTTCTGGCGTATGCTGACGATTATGTACAGGCAGCAACATACACAGGAGGACAAGAGGTGA
- a CDS encoding uracil-DNA glycosylase, with product MAIIFRNDWADWLQSELEQEYYQELRRYLAQEYKTKKVYPDMHDIFNALHHTSYENTKVVIIGQDPYHGPGQAHGLSFSVQKGVRIPPSLQNIYKELHNDLGCPIPDHGSLVKWAEQGVLMLNSVLTVQAGNANSHQGKGWERFTDRIIELLNQRERPLVFILWGKHAQDKAAYIDRNRHCVIASAHPSPFAAHRGFFGSRPFSRTNEFLQSIGGQPIEWQID from the coding sequence ATGGCAATCATCTTCAGAAACGACTGGGCGGATTGGCTGCAGTCCGAGCTGGAGCAGGAGTATTACCAGGAGCTTCGCCGCTATCTGGCGCAGGAGTACAAGACCAAGAAGGTTTACCCGGACATGCATGATATATTTAATGCACTGCATCATACTTCCTATGAGAATACGAAGGTGGTTATTATCGGGCAAGACCCCTACCACGGCCCAGGGCAGGCGCATGGGCTCAGCTTCTCGGTGCAGAAGGGAGTACGCATCCCGCCATCACTGCAAAATATATACAAGGAATTGCATAACGATCTCGGCTGTCCGATTCCCGATCATGGATCATTGGTCAAATGGGCCGAGCAGGGCGTCCTGATGCTCAACAGCGTGCTGACCGTTCAGGCAGGCAATGCGAATTCCCATCAGGGAAAAGGGTGGGAGCGGTTCACTGACCGGATCATCGAGCTGCTGAATCAGCGGGAACGCCCGCTGGTGTTCATCCTATGGGGCAAGCATGCCCAGGATAAGGCAGCCTATATCGACCGCAATCGACATTGCGTGATCGCTTCAGCGCATCCGAGTCCATTCGCTGCGCACCGTGGATTTTTTGGCAGCCGCCCGTTCTCGCGGACGAATGAATTCTTGCAGTCGATCGGCGGTCAGCCTATAGAATGGCAGATTGACTAG
- a CDS encoding LytTR family DNA-binding domain-containing protein, translating into MLLSLTRDIDGHSGFFQISPHDILYFSHDDGHVVFHLQHEEYLAMGSLKYFCAALNASGFRFQKVDRNTVVNMDKVMLVNQKRGMLYFEHVIEAKSKNCPVAFMNYKQIIKQIKLINPELIIQ; encoded by the coding sequence ATGCTCTTGTCACTTACTCGCGATATTGATGGTCATTCCGGCTTTTTTCAGATTAGTCCACATGATATATTGTATTTCTCTCATGATGACGGTCATGTGGTGTTCCATTTGCAGCATGAGGAATACTTGGCTATGGGATCGCTTAAATATTTTTGTGCTGCACTGAATGCCTCCGGTTTCAGATTTCAGAAGGTAGACAGAAACACGGTGGTCAATATGGATAAGGTCATGCTGGTGAACCAAAAACGAGGGATGTTATATTTCGAACATGTCATTGAAGCCAAATCAAAAAATTGTCCAGTGGCATTTATGAACTATAAACAGATCATCAAACAGATCAAATTGATTAATCCTGAGCTGATTATTCAATAA